A genomic window from Glycine soja cultivar W05 chromosome 10, ASM419377v2, whole genome shotgun sequence includes:
- the LOC114371550 gene encoding uncharacterized protein LOC114371550: MDRSWMTRPRISDEYDNGVEDFLQFAKHNAAPIGGLYLCPCVNCLNGRRQSLDDIRTHLICDGISPNYTKWIWHGELPQMSSSPSTALVDEEVGDHIEDMLRDLGQEGFRQAHSPYYESLDTDSTTPLYMGCTKYTRLSAVLGLVNLKARFGWSDKSFNELLLLLKNMLPVDNTLPKNHYEAKKILCPVGMEYHKIHACPNDCILYRHQFAEMRSCPTCGASRYKVKSDESSVDGSTYKDCPSKVCWYLPVIPRFKQLFANAQDAKNLTWHADRRIKDGLLRHPADSPQWKSIDELYLEFGQDPRNLRVGLASDGMNPFGNLSCNHSSWPVLLMIYNLPPWLCIKRKYIMMCMMIAGPRQPGNDIDVYLAPLIEDLRKLWVEGVDVYDRNAQETFRLRVMIFCTINDFPAYGNLSGYSVKGHHACPICEKDTSYLQLKHGKKTVYTRHRRFLKAFHPYRRMKKAFNGTSEFDSAPIPLSGHEVFDRVKNIVTIYGKTQKKDGSHNQLWKKKSIFFYLPYWCHLDVRHCLDVMHVEKNVCDSLVGTLLNIKGKTKDGLKCRQDLVEMGIRQQLHPVSKGVRTYLPPASHTMSKTEKKSFCHCLKNVKVPQGYSSNIKSLVSVSDMKLVGLKSHDCHILMQQLLPIAIRGILPDKVRVAITRLCFFFNAICSKVIDPKQLDDLENEASIIICQLEMYFPPAFFDIMVHLVVHLVREIRLCGPVYLRWMYPVERYMKVLKGYTKNQHRPEASIVERYVAEEAIEFCSKYIENGSPVGLPESRHESTRQGRGTRGFNVVTMDREQVSQAHLYVLNNTAEVIPYLDAHKEYVAACHPNMNMMRVLQEHNRSFINWFRKTIFGINTASKTLTMLAVGPNLNVLTWKGYDINNYSFYTKSQDDHSVVQNSGVTIDAHSDHFSSAVDNHPIRASMPYYGQIKEIWELDYGEFRVPVFKCQWVNGNAGVRQDKMGFTLVDLQRIGYKDEPFILATQARQVFYVEDPNDSRWSVVLQGKTIGISPDIDASTLDVNDMPTFSTEMPPVNDENEEDDVYANRIDHDEGMATPPRSPPPADSPTETTKKKTRQTTRMRRLTAKSLDQPRPTVHVNPSTGRGSGPHKEKFHSYLGVVAREKIPIVHTTWKDVPETLKVLVWDDILPHLPEISVTMTVIATIEV, translated from the exons atggatcgaagttggatgacaAGACCACGCATAAGTGACGAGTATGACAATGGAGTTGAAGATTTCTTGCAATTTGCCAAACATAATGCAGCACCCATTGGTGGACTATACTTATGTCCATGTGTTAATTGTTTGAATGGACGACGACAATCTTTGGATGACATTAGAACACATCTTATATGTGATGGTATTAGTCCAAATTATACGAAATGGATTTGGCATGGTGAATTACCACAAATGTCATCAAGCCCTTCGACTGCTCTAGTTGACGAAGAAGTTGGTGATCATATAGAAGACATGCTAcgtgatcttggacaagaggGTTTTAGGCAAGCACATTCACCTTACTATGAAAGCTTAGATACTGATTCTACGACTCCATTGTATATGGGATGCACAAAGTACACACGGTTATCAGCGGTCTTAGGTTTGGTGAATTTGAAAGcaagatttgggtggagtgacaaaagtttcaacGAATTACTTTTGTTATTGAAGAATATGCTTCCTGTAGATAACACATTACCCAAGAACCATTACGAGGCAAAGAAGATATTATGCCCTGTGGGTATGGAATACCACAAAATAcatgcatgccctaatgattgtATTTTGTATAGACATCAATTTGCTGAAATGCGCAGCTGCCCTACATGTGGAGCGTCACGTTACAAAGTGAAGTCTGATGAAAGCAGTGTTGATGGAAGCACATACAAAGATTGTCCATCAAAAGTGTGTTGGTATCTTCCagtaataccaaggtttaagcaaTTGTTTGCTAATGCACAAGACGCGAAAAACCTAACATGGCATGCTGATAGGAGGATTAAAGATGGATTGCTCCGTCATCCTGCTGATTCTCCTCAATGGAAGTCAATTGATGAGTTGTATCTGGAATTTGGACAAGATCCCAGAAACCTAAGGGTTGGTCTCGCCTCCGATGGAATGAATCCTTTTGGGAACTTGAGCTGCAACCACAGTTCGTGGCCTGTTTTGCTAATGATTTACAAccttcctccttggttgtgcatcaaACGGAAGTACATAATGATGTGTATGATGATAGCCggtccaagacagccaggaaatgacattgatgtgtaTCTTGctccgttgattgaagacctcAGGAAATTGTGGGTAGAAGGGGTTGATGTGTATGACAGGAATGCTCAGGAGACATTCAGGTTGCGTGTAATGATTTTTTGCACCATTAACGACTTTCCggcatatgggaatttgagtggatatagCGTCAAAGGCCACCACGCATGTCCTATATGTGAGAAAGACACAAGTTACCTCCAATTAAAGCATGGGAAGAAGACAGTGTATACAAGACATCGAAGATTTTTAAAAGCTTTTCACCCATACAGGCGAATGAAGAAGGCATTTAATGGCACATCTGAGTTTGACAGTGCACCGATTCCTTTGTCAGGTCATGAAGTTTTTGATCGGGTAAAGAACATCGTCACTATATATGGgaagacacaaaaaaaggaTGGGTCCCACAACCAGCTTTGGAAGAAAaagtctatatttttttatctgccTTACTGGTGTCATTTAGATGTGAGACATTGCTTAGATGTTATGCATgttgagaaaaatgtatgtgatagtctAGTTGGGACACTGCTAAACATTAAAGGCAAGACAAAAGATGGTTTGAAATGCCGTCAAGATTTAGTAGAGATGGGCATACGACAACAGTTGCACCCAGTTTCAAAAGGTGTTCGAACTTATTTGCCGCCCGCATCTCATACAATGTCAAAGACTGAGAAAAAAAGCTTTTGTCATTGTCTGAAAAAtgtcaaagtcccacaaggatactcttcaaatataaaGAGCCTTGTATCTGTGAGTGATATGAAATTGGTTGGCttgaagtctcatgattgtcacatTTTAATGCAACAATTATTGCCTATAGCCATCCGGGGTATATTGCCTGACAAAGTAAGGGTTGCAATAACTagattgtgttttttcttcaatgccatctGCAGCAAAGTAATCGACCCAAAACAGTTGGATGATTTGGAAAATGAGGCTTCCATTATCATTTGtcaattggagatgtattttccacctgcattttttgacataatggtTCACTTGGTTGTTCATCTAGTTCGAGAAATACGATTGTGCGGGCCCGTTTATCTGCGTTGGATGTATCCGGTTGAGCGGTACATGAAGGTATTGAAAGGTTATACGAAAAATCAACATCGCCCCGAAGCAAGCATTGTTGAAAGGTATGTGGCTGAAGAAGCCATTGAGTTTTGTTCTAAGTACATTGAAAATGGTTCACCTGTCGGTCTTCCTGAAAGCCGTCACGAGTCCACCCGACAAGGCAGGGGTACACGAGGATTCAATGTTGTAACCATGGATCGGGAACAGGTCTCTCAAGCGCATTTATATGTACTAAACAACACTGCTGAAGTTATACCATACTTAGATGCTCACAAGGAATATGTTGCAGCTTGTCACCCAAACATGAATATGATGCGCGTGTTGCAGGAGCACAATAGGAGTTTCATTAATTGGTTTagaaaaacaatttttggaATTAACACTGCTTCTAAGACATTAACAATGTTAGCTGTTGGGCCTAATCTGAATGTCCTTACTTGGAAGGGGTATGatatcaacaattattcattttacacaaaatcgCAGGATGATCACAGTGTTGTACAAAACAGTGGAGTCACCATTGATGCTCATTCGGACCACTTTAGTAGTGCAGTGGATAACCATCCTATTCGAGCGTCCATGCCTTATTATGGACAAATCAAggaaatttgggagcttgatTATGGTGAATTTAGAGTGCCTGTTTTCAAGTGCCAATGGGTTAATGGAAATGCAGGTGTCCGACAAGACAAAATGGGGTTTACTTTGGTTGACCTTCAAAGGATTGGTTATAAGGACGAGCCATTCATCCTGGCAACACAAGCAAGACAGGTGTTCTATGTTGAAGATCCCAACGACTCAAGATGGTCAGTTGTTCTTCAAGGGAAAACAATTGGTATATCTCCCGATATTGATGCTTCAACCCTTGATGTTAACGACATGCCGACCTTCTCCACAGAAATGCCTCCCGTAAATGATGAAAATGAGGAGGATGATGTATATGCGAATCGTATCGATCATGACGAAG GCATGGCAACACCCCCGAGGTCCCCTCCACCAGCAGATTCTCCTACGGAAACCACAAAAAAGAAGACTAGACAAACTACCAGGATGCGAAGGTTGACTGCCAAAAGCTTAGATCAACCACGACCAACTGTCCACGTCAACCCTTCTACTGGTAGAGGATCTGGTcctcataaagaaaaatttcatAGTTACCTGGGGGTAGTGGCACGGGAGAAAATCCCTATCGTTCATACAACTTGGAAGGATGTCCCAGAAACTCTAAAAGTTCTTGTATGGgatgacattttg CCACATTTGCCTGAAATTTCAGTAACCATGACTGTGATTGCAACT ATAGAAGTATGA
- the LOC114371548 gene encoding uncharacterized protein LOC114371548: MVVDPPSPIARHEKWKKARTNKFGKMTSAAAQEIADKIDELQEQAKQGAFVPHGRQDILNTAIGRPEHPGRVRVGGHGVTITSYFGHASCGSHSSSPAITADRLVEIIQTIKQEVKKEVEDENKDRMDKMKMELDAIKSELSQIHTQQSAPPRPSNPDVFVARVSTKESCAEAANNVVGNERSTFDTCSMGFYIVCGDSTQLVAGGKVFGVGGMIHTVAYGDDVVRVCVDTVYDGEAIVPLPTSEIQYVRDAVNSFIGWPRHLVKPLSYDSDLNVRKPVEHSSDAKLAGESDPLGELMKILFYVYQNPVEVPWEANQFGLPEIGAKFYITHADLAEIISGDKCLNIAILQLWTIFMNECGRSKADQSLYGLLEPQSIQNAKERRQQCQQYIETWVKESQRKLYLGAYLNQ, encoded by the exons ATGGTcgtcgaccctccatcccctaTTGCGAGACATGAGAAGTGGAAAAAGGCTAGGACAAACAAATTTGGAAAAATGACATCTGCAGCAGCTCAAGAAATCGCAGACAAAATT GATGAATTACAAGAACAAGCTAAACAGGGAGCTTTTGTCCCACATGGTCGTCAAGACATCCTAAACACTGCCATTGGTCGTCCAGAGCATCCTGGACGTGTTCGTGTCGGTGGACATGGTGTGACCATAACCAGCTACTTTGGACATGCTTCCTGTGGGTCCCACAGTTCTTCGCCTGCGATCACCGCCGACAGATTGGTTGAAATCATACAAACTATAAAGCAAGAGGTGAAGAAAGAGGTAGAAGACGAGAACAAAGATCGTATGGACAAGATGAAAATGGAGTTGGATGCGATCAAGAGTGAATTATCCCAAATTCATACGCAACAGTCAGCTCCCCCAAGACCGTCTAACCCTGACGTATTTGTTGCACGTGTTAGCACGAAAGAGAGTTGTGCTGAAGCTGCTAATAATGTTGTTGGTAACGAGCGGTCTACATTTGATACATGTAGTATGGGCTTCTACATTGTTTGTGGTGACAGTACACAGCTGGTGGCAGGGGGAAAGGTCTTTGGAGTAGGTGGCATGATACACACTGTTGCTTATGGAGATGATGTAGTAAGGGTGTGTGTTGACACTGTATACGATGGTGAAGCCATTGTCCCGTTACCCACTTCAGAGATTCAGTATGTCAGGGACGCCGTGAACTCATTCATTGGATGGCCCAGACATCTAGTGAAACCTTTATCTTAT GATTCTGACCTTAATGTGCGGAAGCCAGTTGAACATAGTAGTGATGCAAAGCTTGCAGGTGAATCCGATCCATTGGGAGAGTTGATgaagatattgttttatgtgtaCCAGAATCCAGTGGAAGTGCCGTGGGAGGCGAACCAATTTGGACTTCCTGAGATTGGGGCAAAATTTTACATCACACATGCAGATCTAGCGGAAATAATATCAGGTGACAAGTGTTTAAACATAGCGATACTACAATTGTGGACCAT ATTTATGAATGAGTGCGGTAGAAGCAAAGCTGATCAGTCACTATATGGTTTGTTGGAGCCTCAATCTATACAAAATGCTAAGGAAAGACGGCAACAATGCCAACAATACATTGAAACATGGGTCAAGGAATCACAAAGGAAGTTGTATTTAGGAGCTTACTTGAATCAGTAA